In Aestuariibaculum lutulentum, one DNA window encodes the following:
- the atpG gene encoding ATP synthase F1 subunit gamma, whose product MANLKEIRNRITSVSSTMQITSAMKMVSAAKLKKAQDAITAMRPYADKLTELLQSLSATLDENTGSKYSTQREVNKVLIVAITSNRGLCGAFNSNIIKAVNRLTTETYANQEVSYLVIGKKANDAFKKTNKIIANKSAIFDDLTFDNVAEVAQMLMDKFVAGEFDKIEIVYNKFKNAATQEVMTEQFLPIVPVSTEANVNLDYIFEPSKVEIVEALIPKSLKTQLYKGIRDSYASEHGARMTAMHKATDNAKELRDQLKLTYNKARQAAITNEILEIVGGAEALNS is encoded by the coding sequence ATGGCGAATTTAAAAGAAATACGTAACAGAATAACATCGGTATCTTCAACGATGCAGATTACCAGTGCCATGAAAATGGTATCTGCTGCAAAGTTAAAGAAGGCACAAGATGCTATTACAGCAATGCGTCCTTATGCAGATAAGTTAACTGAGCTTCTACAAAGCTTAAGTGCAACTTTAGACGAAAATACAGGAAGCAAATACTCTACACAACGTGAGGTAAACAAAGTACTTATTGTAGCTATTACTTCAAACAGAGGTTTATGTGGGGCATTTAATTCTAACATCATTAAGGCTGTAAATAGATTAACTACTGAGACGTATGCTAATCAGGAAGTATCTTATTTAGTTATTGGTAAAAAAGCAAATGACGCTTTTAAGAAGACCAATAAAATTATTGCTAATAAGAGTGCAATCTTTGATGACTTAACTTTTGATAATGTTGCTGAAGTAGCCCAAATGTTAATGGATAAGTTTGTTGCCGGGGAGTTCGATAAAATTGAAATCGTATACAACAAATTTAAAAATGCTGCGACTCAGGAAGTAATGACTGAGCAGTTTTTACCAATCGTTCCAGTTTCAACTGAAGCGAATGTAAACTTAGATTATATTTTCGAACCTTCGAAAGTTGAAATCGTTGAAGCATTAATTCCTAAGTCATTAAAAACGCAACTGTATAAAGGTATTAGAGATTCTTATGCTTCTGAGCACGGTGCCCGTATGACGGCTATGCACAAAGCAACAGATAATGCTAAAGAATTAAGAGATCAGCTTAAATTAACTTACAACAAAGCACGTCAGGCTGCTATTACCAATGAAATCCTTGAGATCGTTGGTGGAGCCGAGGCTTTAAATAGCTAA